The Acidobacteriota bacterium genome segment CGGGCGGTGACCAAGTCAGCCGTTTCCTCGATGGTGCCGGGTAAATTTTCGGTTGTGCCCAGTCCCCGTCGGCTTCGCCCGGTGACATATACCGTGGCCCCGGCTTCGCCTAAAACAGCCGCAATTCCTCTTCCGGCGCCACGACTGGCCCCGGTTACCAAAGCGACCTGATTTGAAAGTTCGTTCATGCAAGTTCTCCCAAAAACAAATTGGCAATATTGAAATCACACTGTACCCTGCCATTCCTGACATCTTGTGTCATATTAGGGCTGAAAATACCGGGGCTGAGGGCTTGGGGCTGAATTTCGCGACCAGTATCCACGCCTGTCACTTGTCACCCTGTCCCCCCATAAGCGCCAGGATAAGAGAAACTGAATCCTTTCCGTGGGCACCGAACGACGATCTTATCGGGACTGGGTTTCGTCCTGGCCGGAACCGTGGGCTTCGCACCACGGCTATTGAACGACGACCCTTCGGGCCTAAAACCCTTATCCTGGCGTATATGCCCTGTCCCCCTGTCACCTTGTCACCTTGTCACCTTGTCACCCTGTCATCTTGTCACCTTGTGTCACCCTGTCATTTTGTCACCCTGTCATCTTGTCACCCTGTCATCTTGTCACCTTGTGTCACCCTGTCATTTTGTCACCTTGTCACCCTGTCACCTTGTCATTTCTACAATTCAACGGGAGGTTCAATATGCGGGCAGACCGACTGGTCGCCATTGTGTTATTGCTTCAAAAACATCATCAGTTGACCGCTCGTGACCTGTCACACCGGCTGGAGGTGTCGGAACGGACAATCCTGCGCGATATGGAAGCCCTTTCAACGGCTGGCATTCCGGTTGTGGCCGAACGTGGTCAAACCGGCGGCTGGCGATTGATGGAAAACTATCGCACAACTTTGACCGGGCTCAACCAGAGCGAAGTCCAGGCTCTGTTTGTCAACCCACCGGCCAAATACCTGTCTGACCTTGGGTTTGAACGGTCTTCAACATCGGCAGCACTGAAACTGCTGGCCGCGCTTCCGTTGACGATGCAAACGATTGCCGAACGCGTTCAGGAGCGGGTCTTCATTGATGAAAGTGGCTGGAATCGTCAGGAGGAAGCTATCCCATATCTGAAAAGTCTCCAACAGGCGGTCTGGCAGGAACGCACCCTGTTCCTGACCTATCGGCGAGGCGATGAAACCACCATCGAACGAACGGTGCATCCGCTGGGGCTTGTTGTCAAAGGAAGTGTCTGGTATCTGGTGGCAGCCGTTCCGGAAGGTGAGGTTCGATCCTTTCGGGTTTCCCGCGTTTCGTCTGTTTGGATCAATGATGAGTTGTTTGAACGCCCGCTTGATTTTGATCTGGCCCGGTTTTGGAAATCTTCGGCGGCAGCTTTTCAGCAAAAACTGTCAGGGTATGTCATGAAAGCCAGGGTTTCAAAAGCTGCACTTCCCTGGGTTCGATATGGGGGACGGTTTGCCAAAGTTGAAGTCGCCGCTGAGCCTGATACGGATGGATGGACAGTGATTGAGGTGCGATTTGATGTGGAAGAAGGGGCGTTGCAGTATGCACTTGGGTTTGGGGCTGGATTAGAAGTGATTGAACCTGTGACGTTACGTGAGCGGATTGTGGGTCGAGCCAAAGAAACAATTGAGTTATATTCCGTTATCAGTCCCAATAATCAAGAAATCGAGACCAATTCATGACTGTTTTAAATGATTTGAAGCGCATGCCCCGTGAAATCTGGATCCAAAGCCTGGCGATCCTCATT includes the following:
- a CDS encoding SDR family NAD(P)-dependent oxidoreductase, whose amino-acid sequence is MNELSNQVALVTGASRGAGRGIAAVLGEAGATVYVTGRSRRGLGTTENLPGTIEETADLVTARGGKGIAVYCDHSSEEDIRHLIDHIEAESGRLDVLVNNKGYYDL
- a CDS encoding YafY family transcriptional regulator, translating into MRADRLVAIVLLLQKHHQLTARDLSHRLEVSERTILRDMEALSTAGIPVVAERGQTGGWRLMENYRTTLTGLNQSEVQALFVNPPAKYLSDLGFERSSTSAALKLLAALPLTMQTIAERVQERVFIDESGWNRQEEAIPYLKSLQQAVWQERTLFLTYRRGDETTIERTVHPLGLVVKGSVWYLVAAVPEGEVRSFRVSRVSSVWINDELFERPLDFDLARFWKSSAAAFQQKLSGYVMKARVSKAALPWVRYGGRFAKVEVAAEPDTDGWTVIEVRFDVEEGALQYALGFGAGLEVIEPVTLRERIVGRAKETIELYSVISPNNQEIETNS